tttagatttagaactGAATTTGACACATTATTGAAGGAAGTGGTGAGGTTTAAGAGGCAGGAAAAATCAAAATcgaaaagaaaatggaaatatttacCAGTACCACAAAATTAGTAGTATAGCAAAATTACTATAAATCACTGCTTTCATAGTACATCGTACAGCAGCTTTTACTCTTCCTGACCAGAAGAATCTGAAAAATATccaataaattatgtttttctttctctagtttattactgtgtgaaaaaaatgtgattaagAAGAAGTGTAAAGAAGAAGTTAaagatatttaataatttaatatgatGATATTTgcaattttaataaatacatcaggtgtataatttttttataatattttttaaaataatagtcAGAGAATATATATCCATTGTTAATATCTGTCTCAATTTAGATAATAGTTACATAATTCCAAATGATCATTCATTTACTGGCCGCGTCCCTTCgttttcattcttctctttACTCAAGTCACCAAAGTTCACTTGAAGTAAccaatgtttttcttcttcttcttcttcttcttcttcttcttcagcatGAGAGATAACTCGAGTGTGTTAAGGTCAGATTCTGTTTGTGTTCGTTTACTCTGTAATTGCCTGCCGGCTCAGGCAGAGAAAAGTGTCAGAGTGAGTAGCTGATCAATAGCTTCGGGTGCGCTGTTAAAAGCTGGATAGTGGCTCGTGTTGCCTCATCCTACGGTGACTAATGAGTGTGATGTGCAGTGAAGATACAGGGTCAGCGCCGTCCTCACCTTCCTGAATAATGAACCTTTTCCTGAGGTGCACTCAGCTCTAACTCCGAGAAATGATAATTAGACAAGGGTTAAAGATGCGCTCTCATTTAGATTTAACCTTCTGCTTTGATGATCAACTGCAACACCATGACATCAGTTTGTTAATGTTCCTCGGATACATGTTTGAATTCTCCTCAAAACCGCTTTTACCAAACCCCAGTCCAAATAAAAAGGACGGCGTATGAGTCACGcaacttttattttccattttcaggAAACAACCACAACATGAAAGGACCAAGTATACCAAAAACTAAACACTAGAAATCTGGCTTTGACCAAAGAAAATAAGCTGTAGAAACTGTAGTCAATGGGTTTTGCATGCAGGTTGCTCAAGGACATCAAGGCTGTTTCAAGGATCAAACTCTTTCCAGTTACAGGACAGCAGGCCCATCACTAGCCGCCAGCCACCTTTCCTGCCCCACTTCGCATCTACTATGTTAGAGACAGGCAAATGTCAGCAAAGAGGTATCAATCCTCCCCTCGCATGGGCCCTCAGTGAAGACACAGTAATCCCTCTGGTGGTAGATGTTCAGGTTCAGCAGCTCCGCCGCTGCCCGAGCTCAAGCACACATCCGTGACAAAGCTGCCAGATTGGAGGACAGTTATCTGGACTTGCGACGCAGGAGATGAGACGAGAGGTCAAACTAAATTGGCTCGCCAGAGAGATGAGCCCACCCTTCAGGCAATCTCCTACTCCTCCCTTCAATGAATTGGAAATCCCACTTGGTTCGGAGAAGGCCGGGCCGCGTCTCACAAATGGGGCGAATAGGAGAACGAGGTGATCCTCTCATGTCCTTGGAGTTTGAAATGACAAAGAATCCAAAGGCAGGAGCAATTTGAGTTTTAGCAGACTCGAACAGAACGTGAACCCAGTTTCTGGACCACTGTACAAATGGAACATAATTGTGTATCTGATTTGAAGACTCTTTAGTCTTGAATGCAGCTTGACAAGTTTCTGTTGCTGATTAAACTTCATAAAACTCAGTGTGTAactttgcaaaaaaataaaaaattaaatcagaagtgggaggagaccaaaacagagttAAGGGAGAgagaatattaatatttaaatttgcaAATCAGCCAGCTtattaatgctgatgttgttctgtgtgATTTTCATTGGTCTTTCCTTATGTGTGGCTGGATTTTGCAGTTTCCaagtctgtttcagtttttctgtttctgttgtgccCTTACTTACACACCCTGACATATTCCTGAGCTTTCTACTCAAGTCTACAGAGTTTATCAAATTGCTTTCAACAAATACATGACTCACGATACTTGTCAAGGTTAGCCGAGCTCTGTTAGGACTTATTAATGAGCCTGTGGCTTTGGGGAGcgttaataaaaagaaaaacagcgcTGCTCGTACCCCAGGACATTGTCCAGCGGTTGTTATGTTAATCATTTAGGCCTAATTAATACCATGCATATCATTAGCAAAATGAAgattcaaatgccaccatgcGTTAATTACTGCTGTAGCAGTCATCTACATTTCTGCCGTGAATGTTAACAGTCTGCTAGTGCTAATTTATTTGAAACCCTCTCATCAGTGGCAGATTAAATGGCATGTTGTAGTGTGCCGAAATAATGCAGAGCAACTTTGTAGCACAATCTACTGATATCAAATTAACAGTAtgcatattatatatatatatatatttatttatatatactgtatacttagttatatatatatgttacaTAAAGGATGTTTAGTATATTTAAGGtgatttactgtttttgtttgttcgtgAGGGCCTtcgtgactgtgtgtgagagtttgaAGGGGATTTCCTGATATAATCTCCAGTCCTTTTATTACTGATAAACCTTGTTCAATGTGTTCTAAATCCCTAGACTAACTGCTGTTACTGAGACAACGtgggaaaaggaaaaatgcCACTTAACTAATTCACCACCTCCGTCTTTTTCTTTTGACCTTAAATGACTGAACTCCTGACAGCCACACATAACAAGTCTGTCAGAGGCCGGGACTGTTTGCATGCTTTGACTCCTAATTACAGACATCCTGAAAGTGCAATACTCACTAATGtatactgttgtttttagtaTTCTACTATATGTAGCAGTGCTATAGATCATTTTGCTAGATCCATTCAGGCTTGTATATGGTTAGAATGAAGGCTGCCAAGAGTTGTTCCTTTTTCAGATCATGGGCATATATGCATATCCCTGCAAACCTGAAAACAGATATTAAACTGATTATTCCTTCATGCTATTGAATAAATATTATAGTAATATTGTAATGTGtaatatttacatacagttACTGTTCtatgtggaaaaaaactgtATTCAATTATGTATAACTTTCAAAATGGTGACTTTTTCCTACGacaatttaaaatgtctaattAATGGGTTACCGCATTAAACAAATAGCTCTATAGGTAATAAGCTTTCCAGGCTTTATGCAGAGATAAGTAAGAAAATGTGCTTCACTGATTCGGGTTAAGCAACCATTACATTATGGTTACTGTAAGAGAGTCAAGCCAGAGAATTGTTCCTTAATGAAATACAAGTATAGGATAATAATATGAGATAGAAAGCTGATCCCAGCCAACTTTAAACACCTTCTTAATTAATGCTCAACTTGCACACATAATTAATTGATTTACATGCCCACGGCCCCCACGGTGGCCTCACACTGTGCTTCCTTGCTGGGGAAGTTAATTGTCAGGTTAGGCGCGTCACCTCCAGAGGATTTGTGCTGTGAGTTATAATGATTTCCACTTTTTACTTCTTCCACCATCAGTGTCGGCTGTTAACAAACTAATGAATTTATGAGAAATTAAAGGAGTAGTTTCATAACAAAGCTTTAAGTATGCTTGCATAGTATAGAATATTAATTTAGATCATCTTAATTTTGCTCTTCTTTGttacatttcttctttctatGGTGGATTTTAATCCTCAGATCTGTGCCTGGACATGTTTTCAGTTGATGAAACCGTCTTCAGATTTGCTCTCTTGTCCTCAATCAGCTGAGCGTGATGTTCTCCTCAGGCTAAACAACAGGTGACTGGACTCAATAGATTTCTTCCAGTCATGATCATTTCAAAGTCAACCAACCTTGAGCAGGGAATGGATGTGTCAAATACGTTTTTCCCACCGAAACTCATCACACATTTTTCTAAAGCGTCAAGTATTGTGCAGAAACATTCAGGGCTTTCTTCGTACAACAAAGCTGGTAATATCACAGTAAAACCCACGGTTAAATAATTCAGCAGTCTCTCATGATCAACTTCACCCCCATGAAGATAAGACATCTTCAAACTTGACAAAGACACGCCGGTGTCCCCCGCCTTATAACTGATTCTAGCATTATTCTAATTAATGAGCTGAGTTCATTAGTGCTCTTGGGGTTAATGTGTTGTCCTATAGCAGATTAGTGACGGGATTtcagtgttgctgctgcagcatcctAATTAGTTCACAGTGGGTGGAATAATGAAAGTCGTCACTCTTCTCTGCAGCAACTTGATTACTGGACTCTGTCTTTGTTCATCTGCAACACATGAGAAGGATTCAGAGCACtttctttttaagtttgctTTGGAATCAGCTGTCCTGATGATGGGTCAAAACTGCCATCCAGTGGACTGAGACTGTACAGCAGTCATGGATGAGGCGACTAAGACATAGTTATGACCGCTCCGTAATACAAATCATGTCAGCATTGTGACAGTGTTTCTGcccaaaaataaatgttgttccTTTGACAAGAATCCCTGTATGGTTTTGCAAAGACAAACAAGTTTATTCTACTCAAATTTGCActattattgtaatatttttgtgCAAACAACGGATCAAATGCGTAATAAATAATGTTGGCTAGTTAAGTGATGAAACCACAGAAATACAGGCTGCATGTTAGGCTGTGCAGTTGCTCTCTGTTTGACAGTTTTGCAGCTCACTTTACGAAAAAGATATCAGCTGGATGgtaaatataaaacagctgGGTGTTCTCCTCCAGAGTTGGCGCTATAAGAGGATGAATGTTTAAGTTCCATTGAGCCAACACCCTGAAACATGTCTCCAAAgaaatgctgctctgtgttttctggtATGTATACAAACAGTTTGCGCAccaatagttttatttataattttctgaGCTTAAATTTTACTGTGGTGCATATATATCTCTTTACACTGTTAATAGACAATAGCAAATGAAACCGTCATGATTTAGGACACTCACATCCTCTGTAGGTTTTCAGTAACTTAGCAACCTGAGCTAGAGCAAGCATACTTTATCAGCTACTTCcagtgttttatatattttcatttgacttaagtgtgtgtgggtttatTGCAACGATTTGAACTCATCACCTCTGTGTTTCTTAAATCCTGCAAAAGTCTTCAACACAGCACAAGAGCATGAAGCAAATCAAGTTACACAGCATTACTTGGCATATCTAATTGTACCAAATGTATTTAGTAGCTGCCATTTGACGGGTGCACAATTCCAGCAGTAATTctattgttttgtatgttttctttatttagtcTACATGGGTATAAGACGTTGCATAAATCCAAAtataatttctgtgttttgtcttcttgCGTTTGTCTCACATTAATTCCACTGGCTCGAagctgttttcatcattttctcaGTTAAGCTTCTAAAATTAAACTAATCTTCTTTTCTCGTCCCAACCCACCCACTCGCCTTGTTGTTTGAGCTCACGCTCGTCTTGTGCCTCTGTAGTGTTTTCTAAGTGGAGAATAGCGAGACGTGCAGCATGTTacactccagcagcagcagacaagCCAAGTGGCTTGGAGATTATAATGCAGAGGGTGTTGTCTTTGAGATAGGCAGAagggggaggaggtgaagaaggaaGACGGGGGGGGATTATCAGACTCCCTTATAACTTTTTCCCTCATtaatctctctgtgtgtgtgtgtggggggggggggggtacaaGAATGCTTATACCCAATGAAGATGTCAGCAGTGACATTTTACAGTGGTGGTGCAGATGTGAGTGAAGTTGGCTCTGTTGATGTAGAAAAACTTTTCTCACTTTACTCATGTCTCACATGTTAATTTGAAAAGTTCTTTTGTCGTAGTTAGACATGAATGTGTTATAATCTCACTTGTACTTACTTATCCTTCTTTGGCAAGacagatatattttttttatattttgtgccAAAGTCAAATTCAAAAGGGAACttaattaaaatacaagttgtttctgtttaattatGCACAGTCAGCTCTATTTACAGGAACTCAGTTGAGGTCGATGAGCCAGCATTCAGAGAAATCATAGTCatcaaacaaacattcacagcaAACATCGATGGACAAAAAGGAAACCTTGTATTTCCTTAAAGCACCCACTGATCACTTAAAAGCAAATCACAAAAATTACTGGTTCCTCATTTAATACTTTACTTTCAGAGACAGATGAGTCCAGAaggtagaaaatgaaaatgggcTGTAGCTCCTTCCTGCGCCTTCTTCCAAGGACAAATGATTCTCTGAAAATCCCTTCTGAAGGGATGGGATTGTTTTTAACACCCAGTCATTCTGTTGACGCTTTTATGCCGACCCCCCCATGCTACTCAGCTCTGGTCAGCATCAATGACATTCACAGCACCCTTGGGAGGTAAATGAGAACGTGACGACACTAAAGGTTTGCATAATATCGATCTCTGTTCTCATAATCTCTGTAGGCGAACTTGGCGTCCTTCTTGCTGTGCGGGATTCGTCCAAACGGCGCGTGGTCGTTGAAACACGTGTCAAAGACCTCGTCGACTattttctctgcctcctcacGGTTAATTTTCCTCACAGCCAGGATAGAGCGTATGGCACGGCCTCGGACGCATTCCTGGCCGAGGAAAAATGGGATTAGAGACACAAATATGAAAACCTGTGAGGGAGAGTTACATTTATCCAAGCGCACATACCTGATGATGCTGCTTTAAGCCAAAGTTGAATCTGGAAACTTCATTGTTAAAGGAACAGTCTCCGCTGAGGTTAGCTGCACGAATCTGAAATAaggacacaacaacaaaaagaaaacggAAATCATCCTAGAATCGCCATGGCACATACAGTCCCATCCAAAAGTACAGGAAATTCCCAGCCAGGGCAAGACTTTAGAGGGGGcttgtacagtaaacacagccAGTGCTGAAGACATTTTCACTGACCTCAGAACAAGCAAGGTGTCTGAAGTTATTGAACCAGTCAACATGGGCCCGGCAGTGATCGAAGGCATGGATGAGCTCATGTGTGACCACTCGGTTCATATGAGACTGCTGGTGGATGTTGTTTTGACACAGAACGATCTGGAAGGAAATACGAACATCACCACACTATCACAAACAAGTCAGGCTCTCCTAATCCAGCACAATCTGCAATATCTTTATCTGTATTACTTGAGATGAAGCTGCATCGAAGCCTCCGCTGACCGTCCCGTCACAGTCTTCACAGGAGAAATGTCTGTCTTTGAACACTTTGCTGTATTTAGAGGGGATAGATGTCTCTCATGCAGTGTAAACACTTTAATTTTCTGTAACAGTAATTGCAAGTTGAGGTATTGAAAATGAGCTGAAGCTTAAATGGTTGTATAACTGTCACAAAAGTGTCAAATagcacttaaataaaaataacaaggcATATTAAGATGTTCGTTGTAAACAGCACAATTAAACAGACTGGGTTGCAGATGATGCATGAtgataaagtgtttttaaaacgATACTAACCATCCTGAACTCTTCATGGCACTGAGGAGGAGTTTTGCATACGGACCTGATGGCAGCACAGAAAACAGTTAACATTCAAGTGACAGGAGCTGCAGTCGGCTTAATCTGCCACCCAGAGAGCGagattaacacattaacactgcACTGACATTAGTTTTTAAGTGGCAAACATATGTGACAAACTTCAGTCTTACTCAGACAGCATTATCAGCTGTGAAGGGAAATCAGCTAGCTAGGATACTCACTAGTTTCCATTGCGAACTGTAACATGACCTGACACTTGTGGTTGAAAGTGAACAGGCTCTCCGCGATTGATCCCTTATTGTAATTTCGTTTGTTTCTCTCCGGGAATAAGTCGTATCCATATTCCCCCTCTTCTTTAGTTTGGTCCATGATGTGAAATATCTCCTACCAGTTGGAATAAGTGGGTAGCTGCGACTAGCTAGCAAGAGAGGTCATCACGGTTGCGCAAATCACGTGGTACCTCTAGGTCAAAGGTAATCAATGGGAATGTTTATTTTGGATGTTGCCAATATTCCTCTTATTCATAAAAGTCAACTAATTCAAATCAGTTTGAGGTAACTAATGtcactaataataaaatgtgtgtattttttaatgcaatttTTTTAGCGTAAAGATCTTCTATATAAACGCACAGGCAAGTCGTCAACTCTAACAGTTGAATCTTGATCAGACCTAGCGAGGACAGATTCCCCCAGCAATTACTGTGTTTAAACGCCGTTCTGCTTTTAGTTGATTTAATCGTAACTAAACGTAAATATAGAGCAAGTCTGAGCTTGTGTGTTTATCAAAATCAAAAGAATAAAGTCAACACCCTTGTTTAGATCCGTTGTTTGGAGTCGTCTTGGGCTCAGTGCTGAAATAGACGATCTTTGGTTACGCCCAGCGAAGATTAGCGCCGCAAGGGCTGATGGTACTGCGCTGTCATGGCTCCGCACATAAACAGAAAGCTGTGAACAACGGCACGTTTTGTTTCAGTACATAGCCAGAATAACAGCGGCTACATTTGAATTGTGTTTGTCAGGCGGGGAGAAAAGCGACAGGTACTTTTCAAGGTCCAAGTAGCTACTGAgtctcttttatttactttacttttgaatgtttgaaaattccgctagctagctagctagctaaccgCTAGCCGCACAAGCATGACAGTGTGATTCTCGTCTGCAACACGAACttcaagacaacaacaacaacgacgaGGCCAATAAGTGTTAAGAAATTGTCcaaaacaaatgtctgtttcACAGGAAATAACATGTCCGGGGGAAACAAAGCCATAGAGTTACAGCTTCAGATGCGACAAAATGCGGACGATCTGCACAGCTTCATGAGGGAGCTGGAGAGCTGGGAGACGGACATAAAGAAGAAGGATGAGGAGCTGAGGACGGGAGAAATACAGAATGTCCAGGTTTGTTCCTTCTGTAGACATCCAACCATCTCAGGATAATCAGGATGAAGTCTTTCAAGTGTTATGAGCTTTGAGTCTATCTGTGTTGTAGCGAAAGCTCCCACCTGTGCGCAATAAAGACTACAAAAcaaagatgagagaaaagaagaaacagaaggaaCCCAACAGCAATGGTGACACAAAGCAAGAGGAGCCCAAACAAGCTTCAAGAATAAAGTCGTACGACTACCGATCGTGGGACAAATTTGACGTGGTAATGGTTTGTTTTAAGGTATACAGGTCTTCAACTAGTCTGTGATCTTATGGAGTAGTTAACTAAGGATGTGTGCTTCTGTGGTCGCAGGACAAAGCTCTGGTAGAGATGGATAAGGAGGAAAGTCCAGCAGAATCAAATGAGTCAGACTCTGAGGAGGCGGCAGTTGACGAGGATAGAGCTTTGGCTGAGAAGGAGAAAGTAAATACCGAATGAATGAGAAGgtgcagaaaacaataaagaaaagaacGAATGTGCTCTTTTCTCAATCGGACTATCTATATTCTCAGGGCAACAAGTTCTTCAAAGACGGGAAGTACGATGATGCCATTGAGTGCTACACCAGAGGGATGAGTGCAGATCCTTACAATCCAGTGCTTCCCACAAACAGAGCCACCTCCTTCTTCAGACTCAAAAAGTAAAAAGCTGCACTGTGCTGCTTCTGTATTGATGAAAGGTTTCAAGTAGCCTCTAAACCACAAGACAATTAAATTCTTTGCAGATATGCCGTGGCAGAGTCTGACTGCAACTTGGCGATTGCCCTGGACGCCAACTACTTCAAAGCCTATGCGCGAAGAGGAGCGGCTCGGTTCGCGCTGAAGAAATATGAATCTGCGTTAGAAGGTAACAAGTATGAAAAAGATTGAGACGGTCAGTTTTAACTTAAGCGTGCTGAGATGACAGCACAGATCTGTTTCTGATTGTCAGATTATGAGACGGTTCTCAAGCTTGACCCTGGAAATGTGGAAGCACAGAATGAGTTGAAGAAAATCAAAGAGGTGAGGTGTGAAATTCTTGATTTGGGGTTTGTGGATCTTTCAGTTCTAGTATAGTCTTTTATTTCATTCCTATTCCTTGTTGGTTTCAGGCCCTTGGTCACCAGGCACCGGCTGTTCAAAGTGATGCAGCTCAACCGCAGGAGGCTCCTACAGTCGACCCCAGTCAGCAGAGACTGATGGAggaacagcagaggagacaggaggcTGTTGTACAAAAAGACAGAGTAAGCGTTTCGGTGGCTTGTTTTGTTATTACTGAACTGATTTTGTGACCAACCCCAACTGtgtttctttgctgtgtttgtttgagttttGACCGACCCACAATGATTTCTCCATGTGCTTTGCAGGGGAATGCTTATTTTAAAGAAGGGAAATATGAGGCAGCTATAGAGTGCTACAGCAAAGGCATAGAGGCAGACAGCATGAATGTCCTTCTTCCTGCCAACAGAGCCATGGCCTTCCTCAAGCTGGAGAAGTAAACACAATATGtcctatttttttctttttagaatgAAAAAACTGTTAGTTAAGCTGAAattcaattagatttttttattctctgcttCAATAAACAACAAGTGGAGCATAATTTAGCTTTGATCTTTTTTCTTATACCGGTATGTCTGCAAATGTACTTAGACTGACTGTTGTGCGGTTGCTGCGTACTCAAGGCAAACTTGTTCTGTGTATTTGCTGCAGGTATAAGGAGGCAGAGGCGGACTGCACTAATGCCATTTCTCTGGACGGCACTTACACCAAAGTGTTCGCCCGCCGAGCCACAGCCAGAGTTGCTTTAGGAAAACTGGAAGAGGCCAAACAAGGTGTTGTAATGTACATCACTGTCCTCTATAGCAACAACCATAGTGtctgtacattttctttctttcttttttttgcttctGGAAGCAAAGAAAGCTGCAGCAGATCTAGTCGTCTCattttcctctgtctgaccACAGTATTCATCTTGCATtagtttgtggtttgtttgtgtgtttcagattttcaggAGGTCCTAAAACTGGAACCAGGGAACAAACAGGCCCTGAATGAACTCCAGAAATTTCAGATTGTATGTTTCAAACTAACTGGTAATCATAggaatatataataatgttgATGCTTCATAGAATACATTTAAGTGACTTTTTAgacttttagactttttttgGTCTAACGGGTGTCACTTCTCCTTCCTTAATGTCATTGTGTGGCTTTAGGACGTGGGCACTAGGGGTGTTCTTCAAACAGAGGACGGCTCTCTGAGGAGAACAGTTCAGCCAATAGACAAACCAACACATCTGCGCTCATCTGTAAGttgcaacatgttttttattcagcatTTGCTTTGCCGTTCATTTTTGACAGTACAAATTGTGAAAAAATAAccacaataattaaaaaattaaagaaatgaagcTAGGATTTATATGTTtaacatgttgacatgttgtaACATTATTTGTCCAGCAGGTGGCATAATAGACCTAAGTGCCGATTGATCTAGATTTGATTTGCTCTATATAAAGCTCAGATGCCAGCAAATGTAGTCTTATTTTCCTGAAGACATGAGGCCTCTCGTTGACTGACTCTGAAATATAAAATTCTGTACAGAAACCTCTGAGGAGGATCGACATTGAAGAAGTGAGTGGAGAGGTGATGGTGCCTGCGGTGGAGTCGTGTGGGTCCAAGTCCTTTGTCAAAGAGGCAGTAATAGAGGCTGAAGACAGATCCTCTCCACTGTCGACATCACCCAGCGCCAAGATGATCAAGATAGAAGAGATAGCAGACGCCCCCTCGCGTTCACCCGAGCAGTATGCGGCTCAGTTTTCTAATTGGTTAAAACCATCTGAGAAGTTTAATTTagtctttttccatttcatgttagttatttttaaaacactaaGAGCTGTGCTGTTTTTAGGAATAtggtttttattcttttcacacagtaaactgtttgtttctgttcccCAGACTCCCTGCTAGCAGACAGACCAAACAGCCAGTACAGAAGGATAGCCCTCATCCATCTGAACCCTCAGCTAAACCCTACTCAACACCATCTGACCTGCCTCCTCCACCCACCAACAGCTTCCAGCTGGAGTCAGACCTCCGCAAGATTGGAAACCAGCCTGAAGTCATTTACCGATTTTTACGGGTGAGCATTAGTTTAAAAGTTAAGATGTAGCTGTTTGCACTAAACACTCAGTGTTGATCAGAAGATAAATGGTTTTGTTATAACCAAAGTTCTCAgccatgttgtttttctgtgttgcagcaAATCGAGCCTGATGCATATGTCAAGATTTTCCATAACTCCCTTGAACCTGACATGCTCAATCAGATCCTGAGGACGCTGCATGAGTTTTACATGAAGTAAGTTGTTTGGAAAACCAACCATGAAAATATCTGGAGCTCAGCTGGTtcaattaacaaaataaaagaaacagttttGCTGATAAAGAAGTGCAGTGTTGTAGATTAACCTCAACTTTTGTTCAGGAATGAAGAACCGAGTGTAA
The window above is part of the Anabas testudineus chromosome 23, fAnaTes1.2, whole genome shotgun sequence genome. Proteins encoded here:
- the rpap3 gene encoding RNA polymerase II-associated protein 3, which encodes MSGGNKAIELQLQMRQNADDLHSFMRELESWETDIKKKDEELRTGEIQNVQRKLPPVRNKDYKTKMREKKKQKEPNSNGDTKQEEPKQASRIKSYDYRSWDKFDVDKALVEMDKEESPAESNESDSEEAAVDEDRALAEKEKGNKFFKDGKYDDAIECYTRGMSADPYNPVLPTNRATSFFRLKKYAVAESDCNLAIALDANYFKAYARRGAARFALKKYESALEDYETVLKLDPGNVEAQNELKKIKEALGHQAPAVQSDAAQPQEAPTVDPSQQRLMEEQQRRQEAVVQKDRGNAYFKEGKYEAAIECYSKGIEADSMNVLLPANRAMAFLKLEKYKEAEADCTNAISLDGTYTKVFARRATARVALGKLEEAKQDFQEVLKLEPGNKQALNELQKFQIDVGTRGVLQTEDGSLRRTVQPIDKPTHLRSSKPLRRIDIEEVSGEVMVPAVESCGSKSFVKEAVIEAEDRSSPLSTSPSAKMIKIEEIADAPSRSPEQLPASRQTKQPVQKDSPHPSEPSAKPYSTPSDLPPPPTNSFQLESDLRKIGNQPEVIYRFLRQIEPDAYVKIFHNSLEPDMLNQILRTLHEFYMKNEEPSVTLQILSSLASVRRFDMAVMFMSSPEKKVLKELFDFLHQAELEESCVTAVQKKYGV
- the atp23 gene encoding mitochondrial inner membrane protease ATP23 homolog; this encodes MDQTKEEGEYGYDLFPERNKRNYNKGSIAESLFTFNHKCQVMLQFAMETSPYAKLLLSAMKSSGCKVFKDRHFSCEDCDGTVSGGFDAASSQIVLCQNNIHQQSHMNRVVTHELIHAFDHCRAHVDWFNNFRHLACSEIRAANLSGDCSFNNEVSRFNFGLKQHHQECVRGRAIRSILAVRKINREEAEKIVDEVFDTCFNDHAPFGRIPHSKKDAKFAYRDYENRDRYYANL